One Antiquaquibacter oligotrophicus genomic region harbors:
- a CDS encoding GntR family transcriptional regulator, protein MDDGKPIFTQIAEQLENDIIAGTFPEETQVPSINEFAGFYRINPATALKGVNVLVDAGVLYKKRGIGMFVAEGSRSRLIAERRAQFSTDYVRPLAVEAQKLGISVDELTDMIRKETAQ, encoded by the coding sequence ATGGACGACGGGAAACCGATCTTCACCCAGATCGCCGAGCAGCTCGAAAACGACATCATCGCTGGCACCTTCCCAGAAGAGACCCAGGTGCCATCGATCAACGAGTTCGCCGGGTTCTACCGCATCAACCCGGCCACAGCCCTGAAGGGGGTGAACGTCTTGGTAGACGCCGGCGTCCTCTACAAGAAGCGCGGAATCGGGATGTTCGTGGCCGAGGGTTCACGTTCGCGGCTCATCGCCGAGCGGCGAGCCCAGTTCTCGACCGACTACGTGCGGCCACTCGCTGTCGAAGCCCAGAAGCTCGGCATCTCCGTGGACGAACTGACCGACATGATTCGAAAGGAAACAGCACAATGA
- a CDS encoding ABC transporter ATP-binding protein: MTDHVIEANGLTRRFGSLTAVDGATFTMDAGKIYGLLGRNGAGKTTLMQLMTGQDFATDGTVRVFGQSPVENASVLQRTSFIKESQRYPDDFRVKHVFRSAPWFFANWDAEYAERLIDDFRLPTTQRVKKLSRGQLSSIGVIVGLASRAPLTFFDEPYLGLDAVARQIFYDRLLEDYAEHPRTIVLSTHLIDEVADLLEHVLVIDQGRIIIDQAAEDLRGTATAVVGTSTAVNAFVEGREILQRDGIGGLASVTVAGLSEADRAAATAAGLELTAVSLQQLIVRRTTTVNELEQSA, translated from the coding sequence ATGACCGACCACGTGATCGAGGCCAACGGTCTCACGAGGAGGTTCGGGTCGCTCACCGCAGTTGACGGCGCCACCTTCACCATGGATGCCGGCAAGATCTACGGTCTTCTCGGCCGCAACGGCGCCGGCAAAACAACCCTCATGCAGCTCATGACGGGGCAGGACTTTGCGACCGATGGCACGGTTCGGGTGTTCGGTCAGTCGCCCGTCGAGAACGCGAGTGTTCTCCAGCGCACGTCGTTTATCAAAGAAAGCCAGCGCTACCCGGACGACTTCCGCGTCAAGCATGTCTTCCGAAGCGCACCGTGGTTCTTCGCGAACTGGGACGCCGAGTACGCCGAGCGGCTCATCGACGATTTCCGACTGCCCACCACCCAGCGTGTGAAGAAGCTCTCTCGGGGCCAGCTCTCCTCGATCGGTGTCATCGTCGGACTCGCGTCGCGCGCTCCCCTCACGTTCTTCGACGAGCCGTACCTCGGCCTCGATGCTGTCGCGCGGCAGATCTTCTACGACCGTCTGCTCGAGGACTATGCCGAGCATCCGCGCACGATCGTGCTCTCCACACACCTCATCGACGAGGTGGCCGATCTTCTCGAGCACGTGCTCGTCATCGACCAGGGGCGCATCATCATCGACCAGGCGGCGGAGGACCTGCGCGGCACCGCCACAGCCGTCGTCGGCACGTCGACCGCAGTCAACGCGTTCGTCGAGGGACGCGAGATTCTGCAACGCGACGGGATCGGCGGACTTGCCTCCGTAACCGTGGCCGGCCTCAGTGAAGCCGATCGCGCAGCCGCAACGGCGGCAGGTCTCGAACTGACCGCCGTGTCGCTGCAGCAACTCATCGTCAGAAGGACCACCACCGTGAATGAACTGGAGCAGAGCGCATGA
- a CDS encoding amidase — protein sequence MSELHDLFAIEQLDALRRGTITPEELTRHYLARIAEKDAGLGAFTTVTAEHAIAHARDLERTPRAAALWGLPLAEKDLWNRAGVPTTFGSRAFADFVPEVSDEITTVLDDAGSVSLGKTATPEFGLASHTESMVSAPTRTPWAPHLGAGGSSGGAAAAVAAGLLPVAPGSDGGGSIRIPAAATGLVGLKPSRGRVPSGSGFTSLAGLVTYGALGRRVADVALILDAIAGPSPWSVGPPTWDEGPWLGAATRGEGRFQLAVMTSSPWDTSRDIHVSPEATDALTVATTHLEAIGHGLESLSLEPEPYGEHFSIIWQASAAGVPVEGERLELLEPLTRWLVERGRALSARDLAEALAWLSGYERRIIRQFAPFDAVLTPALALTPRPIGWYDAVDPVRNFDQQVEYTPWTSFVNVAGLPAIVLPVSLTADGLPMGVQLIGRPGGEDVLLALGAQLERRIGWHYRHPPGW from the coding sequence ATGTCCGAGCTGCACGACCTCTTCGCGATCGAGCAGCTCGATGCGCTTCGACGGGGGACCATCACTCCCGAAGAACTCACGCGCCACTACCTCGCGCGCATCGCCGAGAAGGACGCAGGCCTGGGAGCGTTCACGACGGTGACGGCGGAACATGCCATCGCCCACGCGCGAGATCTTGAGCGCACCCCCCGCGCGGCGGCACTGTGGGGCTTACCCCTCGCGGAGAAGGACCTCTGGAATCGTGCTGGGGTGCCGACCACCTTTGGCTCTCGAGCGTTCGCAGACTTCGTGCCCGAGGTCTCCGACGAGATCACCACCGTGCTCGATGACGCGGGCTCGGTGAGCCTCGGTAAAACCGCGACCCCCGAGTTCGGTCTCGCTTCCCACACCGAATCGATGGTGTCCGCGCCGACGCGTACCCCGTGGGCCCCGCACCTCGGAGCGGGCGGAAGCAGTGGGGGAGCGGCGGCCGCGGTGGCCGCAGGTCTACTCCCGGTCGCCCCAGGCTCCGACGGCGGGGGGTCGATTCGTATCCCTGCCGCCGCGACCGGACTCGTTGGACTCAAGCCATCGAGGGGGCGTGTGCCGTCGGGGTCGGGCTTTACGAGTCTTGCCGGCCTGGTGACCTACGGGGCCCTGGGGCGACGTGTCGCCGACGTAGCTCTCATCCTCGACGCGATCGCCGGGCCGTCGCCGTGGTCGGTCGGTCCGCCGACGTGGGATGAGGGGCCATGGTTGGGTGCGGCTACTCGCGGGGAGGGGCGCTTCCAGCTCGCCGTCATGACGAGTTCCCCGTGGGACACCAGTCGCGACATTCATGTCTCGCCCGAGGCGACGGATGCCCTCACCGTCGCCACGACACACCTCGAGGCCATCGGGCACGGCCTCGAGTCGCTCTCCCTTGAGCCGGAGCCGTACGGGGAGCACTTCTCGATCATCTGGCAGGCGTCCGCGGCCGGAGTCCCCGTCGAGGGGGAGCGGTTGGAGTTGCTGGAGCCGCTGACCCGCTGGCTCGTCGAACGCGGTCGAGCCTTGAGCGCGCGAGACCTCGCGGAGGCGCTCGCGTGGCTGTCGGGATACGAGCGCCGAATCATCCGTCAGTTCGCGCCCTTCGATGCGGTTCTCACACCCGCACTGGCGCTCACGCCGCGACCGATTGGCTGGTATGACGCTGTCGATCCGGTGCGCAACTTCGACCAGCAGGTCGAATACACACCGTGGACGAGTTTCGTGAACGTGGCGGGCCTTCCCGCTATCGTCCTGCCGGTGTCCCTCACGGCCGACGGACTTCCCATGGGTGTTCAACTCATCGGGCGTCCGGGTGGCGAGGACGTGCTGCTCGCACTCGGTGCGCAGCTCGAACGACGTATCGGCTGGCATTATCGTCACCCTCCCGGGTGGTGA